The nucleotide sequence CCCCGCCACGCCGGCCACGGCGGCGCCGACCAGCCCGGACCCGGGCGCCACCGTCCGGCTCCCCAGCGAGGTGATGGCGATCACGCGGACGGTCAGCGACGCGGCGGAGTCGGCCGCCCTGGAGCGGCTCCTGACGGTCTCGCTGATCGTCCTCGCCGCGTACGCGGTGCTGTCGGTCGTGCTGGCCTGGTGGATGGCGGGCCGGGTGCTGCGGCCGGTGGCGGTGATCACGGAGACCGCGCGCCGGCTCTCGGGCGAGAACCTGCACGAGCGGATCGCGCTCGACGGGCCGCCGGGCGAGCTGAAGCGGCTCGCGGACACCTTCGACGGGATGCTGGGCCGGATGGAAGGACTGGTCTCCGCCCAGCAGCGGTTCGCGGCGAACGCGGCGCACGAGCTGCGCACCCCGGTCGCCGTGCAGCGCGCGGCGGCCGAGATCGGGCTCGCGGGGGAGCCGTCGCCGGAGCGGGTCGCCCGCATCCGGGCGAAGCTGATCGAGGTCGCGGACGACAGCGAGCGGATCATCGCGGGGCTCCTGCTGCTGGCCGCGTCCGACCAGGGACTGCGGGAGCGGAGCCGGGTGGCGGTCGACGAGGTGGCCCGCCAGGCGGTGGACGCCCTGACGGCGGAGGCGGCGGAACAAGGCGTGACGGTGTCGGTGAGGGCCCGGCCGTTGACCGTCGACGGTGACGCGGTGCTGCTCGACCGTCTGGTCCACAACCTCGTGGTGAACGGCGTGCGCCACAACGTCCCCGGCGGCCGCGTCGACGTCCGTACGGGCCCGGAGGGCATCGAGGTGTCGAACACCGGCCCCGAGGTCCCGCCCGCCACGGTCCCGCTGCTGTTCGAGCCGTTCCGCCGGCTGACGGAGCGCGGCACCCACGGGCCCGGCGAGGGCGCGGGCCTCGGCCTGTCGATCGTCGAGTCGATCGCCCGCGCCCACGACGCCACCTTGGAGGCCTCCGCGAACCCGGAGGGCGGCGGCCTGACGGTGCGGGTGCGCTTCGCCGGGCGCGACTGAGCGGCCGGCGCACGACGAAGGGCGCCGCCCTCCTTCACCCCCCTTCGCGGGGGTGTGAAGTGAGGCGGCGCCCCGGGTGGGATCCCCGTCGCGACCCGTCAGGGTCAGATCAGGGGCGGCTCATCGGATTCCAGGCGGTCCGGCGGCATGAGCGGCCATTCCCTGGGCAGCTCACGACCGTCGCGCAGCCGCGCGAGGAAGTCGGTCACCGTGCCGGGGAAGACGTCCATGTCCCGGAACTGCCGGTAGGCGACGACCACCGACCATCCCTCGTCCGCCTTCGGTGGATCGAGCAGACAGATGTCGCCGTTCCACCCGTGGAACGCCCACGGGATCATCCGTGCGAGGTCCGGATCCGCCGGTGACTCGCGCCAGGGGTCCTGCCACGAGAGGAAGACGTCTCCGAGGTCCTCGATGAACTCCGGCAGCGCGTGTTCGCTGTCGGGGTGCGGGATGCCGAGGTGGCCGAAGACCGTCGCGTCACCGTAGCCGCTGACGAGGGCCTTGTAGTCCTCGGGAAGGCGGACACCGACCGATTCCTCGAGCTCCCGCCAGGTTTCCTCGGGGACGGGACGCGGTCGCGGCGGCGGTCCGAACATGTCCGTCAGAAGGTCCGACACGTCAGTTCCTCCCGTACTTCTCGGACGTGCAGATGGGTTCGGCCTTCCAGTCCGCCGAGTTCATCACGTAGCAGTCCACGTCGAGGCCCGCCGAGCCGACGGCCCTGATGTGGACGGCCTCGGGCACTCCGGACATCCGCATCCGGTACACGGGTGTCACCTCGTACCGAACGGACTGGCGCGTGTGGGTGATGGAGTCGGTCACCTTGTTCTCGATGCCCGCCATCACCTTCGAGTTGGCCGCGGCGTGGAGCGGGATCAGGTTCCGCAGATCCGTGCCGGAACCACCGAGTTGACGGCCGATCAGGTGCCCGCGCGCCCGCTGCCAGTTGTCCTGCACGGTGATCTCGAAGAAGCCGCTCGGCGGCGCCAGCCACGTGCTGCCGGTCTCCGCGTCGGCACGGTTGCGGCTCGCCGTCGCCGTGCCGTCCGCGAGGTCGTCGGGCGACCCGTAGTAGGCGACGGCCCCGGTCGCCCGGCAACCGTCCTTGCCGGGCTTGAACCGCTCGCGCGGGAAGTACTGGACGTTCCCCTGCCAGTTGCTGCCCGCTCCCGCGTCGCAGGACTCTCCGCGATCATCGTGGGCGTCACCGCGATCCGGGTCCCGCGCCTCGACGAGGTAGGGCTCCAGGGCGTCCGGCTCGTACTCGTAGGGGTCGACGTCGTACAGGTCGTCCGGCCCGACGAGGTTGAGGAACCGCACGTCTATCGCGCGTTCGAGGGTGAGCGTCTGCGACGCCCCCGGGTTCCACGTCACCTTCGGGACGTGCTTGGGCGCCGGTGCCGGGTTGCGTCCCGTGTTGGGGTTCTGCCGGTACGGAGCCTTCGGCTGGGTGCCGGCGCCGGGAGCCTTCCCCTTCGTACCGCCGGAGCGGACACCGCTGTTGGTGCGCCCGGGGGACTTGCCGCGCGAGACGGAGGACCCGGCGCGGCTGCCGCCCGGTGACCTTCCGGCGTTGCCGCCGGGACTGCGGTAGGTCGACGCGCGGCCCGGCGACTTCGCGCCCGGCCTCGTCGTCGACTTCATGCGCATGTTCTTCTCCTGGATGTGCGGACGGTTGCTCAGGGGCGAACTCTGGTTCGGCCGCATCCTCTTCTCGCTGATCTGCGAGCGGTTGCTCAGCTTGGACGGCTGGCCCGAGGCCCGGGCGGGTGCCCTGGTCGTCGCCCTGGGAGCGCTGGGGCGACCGCCGCCGCCGAACCGGCCCGCGTTGCCCATGCTGGCGTAGGGGCCCACCGCGGGCCCTCCGCCGCCGCCACCCATCTCCGCGCGGTGCCCCGAGGGGTCGACGCCGTTCAGGGGGCCTCCCGTCGCGTAGGCGTACCGGTTGGCCTCCAGCGCCGACCCGGTCGGGTCGAGCTGCCAGGTGTCCCGGCTGGTGAAGCTGCCGATGCCCGGCTGGTACCAGCGGGCCGCCATGTTGACCTCGCCGGTGCCGGAGTCCGTCCAGCCGGACTGGTAGCCGACGCTGGGGTTGGCGCCCTGGGAGGCCGTGGTCCTGCCGAACGGGTCGTAGGCCCGGGAACCGGACACCGCGGTGCCGTCGGCCGTGAGGCTGGCGACGAGGTCGGTGTGCTGGTCCGTGACGGCCAGCCGGGCACTGCCGGCCTGCGCGGTGACCGCGGTCGACACGATCGTGCCGTCCGGGGCCCTGACGTAGCCGGTCGTCGCGTCGGTGACCAGGTCGTTGGAACCGCCGTCGTAGGTGAAGGCGGTGCCGTTGTGGGTCATGAGGCGGTCGAGGCTGTCGTAAGTGAAGGTGCTCGCCCCGTTGGAGACGGTGCGCTCGAAGGCGTCGGACTGGATCTGGCGGGCCGTGCCCCCTTCGGTCGTCTGGGTGACGGTCTTCTCGGTGCCCCGGGCGCTGTACGCGTAGGTCTCGGTGCCCCAGCTCTCCAGCCGGTTGCGGGAGTCGTAGCTGCCGGTGACGCTGCCGCGCCTGGTGAGGTTCCCGGCGTCGTCCCACTCGTACGGAACGCTCGTGGTCCCGTCGTTCCAGGACGTCATGCGGCCGGCCAGGTCGTAGCCGTAGGTGTGGGAGGCCGCGCCCGCGGTGCCGGTCGTGGTCTTCTTCACGAGCTGGTCGGCGAGGTCGTAGTCGTAGACCTGGCCCTGGACGCCGCCGCCCGCGGTACGGGTGATCATGTCCCCGGTGAGCCGGCCGAGGCTGTCGTAGGTGTAGGCGCGCTGGGCCCTGACCTGACGCGGGGCGCCGGCCGCGGCGTACTGCGTCAGCTGGAGGCGGCCCGCGGCGTCGTAGTCGTTGCGGACCTCCGTCCCCGTCAGCGGGTCGGTGGTCGTGTGGAGGCGTCCTCCTTCGTCATAGGTGAACGTGGTGGTGCCCGCCGCGTCCTTGCGGGAGGTCATGAGACCGTCCGCGTCGTAGCCGTACTCGGAGCGGCCCGAGGGGCCGTCCGAGGTCAGGAGCTGCCCGCGGTCGTTGTAGGTGTAGGTGTTCTCGGAGCCGGCTCCCGCACCCCCGGACTTCGTCATCCGTCCGGCGAGGTCGTAGCCCAGGGTGCGGGGTCGCGTGGCGACGGCCGTTCCCGAGCCGGTCTCGCCGGTGAGGCGGTCCAGGGCGTCGTAGGTCCGCTGGCGCTTGACGTTGCCGGGCAGCAGCTCGGTGACGGGCCGGCCCGCGGCGTCGTAGACGGTGGTCCAGGTGCGGACGTCCGCCGTCCAGTGCTGGCTGGTGGCCGGCTCGATCGTGGACTCCGGCAGGCCCCACACGTTGAACGTGTAGTACGTGGCCTTGCCGCGGCCGTCGGTGAGCCGGGTCCTGTTGCCCGCCGCGTCGTAGCCGAACGTGGTCGTGATGCTCTTCGTGGCACTGACCGGCAGGACCTGCTTGGTCAGCTGGCCGAGCGCGTCGTAGCCGTAGGTGGTGCGGGCTCCGTTCGCGTCGACGGCCGCCGTCAGGTTGCCGTCGGCGTCGTACTCGGACGTGGCGGTGCGCAGCGGGGTGCTGCCCGTGCCGTAGTCGGTGGTACTGACCGGGAGCCCGGAGGCGTCGTAGGCGGTCGTCGCCCTGCGGCCGGTGGGGTCCTTGGTCTCGATGAGGCGACCGAGCCCGTCATAGGCGGAGGTGGTCACTCCGCCGGCCGGGTCGATCACCTTGAGGACCTGGTCCGCGGCGTTGTACTCGGTGCGGGTGGTCCGGCCGGAAGGGGTCGTCGAGCGGGTCTGGTTGCCCGCGTCGTCCCAGGTGAACCTGCTCGTCAGGGTCTGGGCCTGCGGCCTGCGTTCGATGGTCGTCGCCGTCAGCTGACGGCCCAGTTCGTCGTAGGTGGCCTCGGAGCGGGAGCCCGTCTGGTCGGTGGACGAGAGCTGGAGCCCGGTGGGGGTCCAGGTGAAGGTGGAGACCGCGCCGCCGCCGAGGGCCTGGGACCCGCCGTCGAAGTAGCCGGCGCCCGGGGACTGCAGGGCCGCCGTGCCGACGGTGTCGTCGACCGCCGGATCCGTCACGCTGACGAGGTTGCCCAGCTGGTCGTACGCGTAACTGGTGGTACGGCCGAGCGGGTCCGTCCGCGACACGGTACGGCCGAGGCCGTCGTAGGCGGTGCGGGAGGTCGCGGTGATCGCCGTCGCCGCGCCGGGCGGCGTGTAGTCGGGCAGGGTGACCGCGACGGCGCGGCCGAGCCGGTCGACCTCGGTCCGGACGACCGAGCCCCGCGGGTCGCGGGTCTCGGTGACCTCGCCGAAGGTGTTGTACCCCACCTGGGACCTGGGCGTGACGGCCGTGGCGGCCGCGCCCTTCTCCTCCGCCTGGATCTGGGGATCGGTCTGCTCGACCAGTCGGCCCAGGATGTCGTAGCGGCTGGTGGTGGTGTTGCCCCGCGGGGTGACCGAGGTCAGCTCGGCGCCGTGCTCGTCGTAGGTCTGACGGGAACTGCGGGTGGTGGTCCCGTCGGTGACCGTCGCCTTCAGCGGGTTGCCCGCCACGTCGTACTCGAACGACTCGGTGAGCTTCCTGCCGGTGCCGTCGATCGTGCTGGACTGCTCGGTCAGACGGTCGTCGGCGTCGTAGGCGTACGTCGAGGCGCGGTTGAGGCCGCTCGGGTCGAGGACCGCGGCCGTGGTCCGGCCGGTGGCGTCGACGGTCTGGGTGATGGTCCTGCCGCCGGCGAGGGTCTGCCGGGTGAGGTGCCCCGCGCCGTCGTAGGTGTTCGCCTCCAGGACGATGTCGCGCTTCCCGCCGTCGGACTGGGTGACGGCCTTGGCCGTCTCCGTCGCCGCGAGGCCGTCGTCGTAGTAGGTGTAGGCGGTGGTGGCGCCCAGGGCGTCCGTGGTCGAGGCCAGGCGGCCCGCCGGGTCGTAGGTACGGGAGGACAGCACGAGGTCCCGGGTTCCGCCCGAGGGATGGCCGGTCCAGTCCTTGAGCACGGTCTCGGCCAACTGGCCGCGTGCGGTGAACCGGTGGGTCACCACGTTGCCCGCGGGATCGGTGACGCCGGTGACGCGGCCGAGCGCGTCGTGCGTGTAGGCGGTCTCGTTGCCCGCCGGGTCGGTGACGCGGTCGTTGAAGCCGCGCGCGTCGTAGTGGTAGGTGGTGGTCCGCTCGGGGTCGCCGCCGGTGGTGTCCTTGACGGTCTCCGTGAGCAGGTAGCCGTCGGCGTCGAAGGTCCGGGCGACGCGTGCGGTGTGCGTGACGCCGGTGATCTCGTTCGTGACGCCGGGGGCGTCCTCGGAGACGACCTTGGACATCGTGTCGTAGGTGTACCTGGTCGTCGCGCCCGCCGGATGACGGGAGGACACCTGGGTCTCGGTCAGCTTCCTGCCGATGCCGTCGTACGTGAACGTGCTGACCAGACCGGACGGCGTCGTGGAGCGCGCGAGGTCGCCGTTGGCGTAGTAGCCGTAGGAGACGGTGGCGCCGCCGGGGGTCTTCTGGGTGGCGACGAGTCCGCGCGGTGTCGTGCCGCCGCCGGTCGCGGGTTCGGTGCCCGTGGTGTACGTCGTGGCCGAGGTGCGGCCGTCGGCGAGGGTGGTGCCCTCGGGCTGGCCGAGGGCGTTGTAGGACGTGGTCGTCCGGTAGCGGTTGTCCGTGACGCCGGTGGACCGGGCGTCGCGGACGGCGGTCTGCTTGCCGTTGCGCGGATCCAGCGGATCAGCGGCGTTGTGGTGGTACTCCGCGAACGAGGTCCAGCAGGAGTCCGCGTCCCGGCACCTGGTCGTCGCGACGGTGTTGCCGTGCTCGTCGTGACCGGTGATGGTCACGTGACCGTTGGGGTCGGTGACCGTGTGCAGGAAGCCGCCGGTGTCGTACGCGTAGGTGGTGACACCGCCGTCCGCGTCGGTGGACGCGACCGGGCGCTGGCCGCGGATCGCGTCGAACGTGCTGCTGGTCCTCGCGCCGGTGGGGTCGGTCACCGTCACCGTCGACGACAGGGAGGACCCGGACGCCTGGGTCCGGGCGCCGTAGTGCCGGGCGACCTGGTCACCGCTGAGGGCCCGCGGATAGACGGCGACCTCGTCGATCCGGCCGGTGAAGTACTGGACTCCGTCCCCCGGGGAGGCCGGCCAGAAGGCGGTGTGGCCGGCCCCGATGTACGCCAGCTTGTTGGCCTCGTGCGTGACGGGCACGGTGGTGGTCTGGGCGACCTGGACGCCGTCGAGGTACAGCGTGTGGGTCGGGCCCTGGGCCGTCACGGCGGCATGGTGCCACTCGTTGTCCGTGACCGTGTTCGGCGACGTGTTGGTCGCGGCGACGCCGCGGGTGAAGTACTGGCCGTGCAGCTTGTTGTCGGAGCCGACGTACAGGACGGGTGCGTAGCCGGCGGCGTCCGGGAGCGGCTTCTCCTGGTCGCTGAAGAGCACGCCCGGCTTGCCGGTCCTGAACCACAGCTCGGCCGAGAGATCGGTGGTGGGCAGGTGTCCGCCCGGCAGCGCGGCCCACCCGTCGCCCGCGAACTCCGCGGCGGAACCGTCGCCGGCCCCGAAGGCACCGGGAGCCCCGGGAGTGACCTTGGTGTACGTGCCGTTGGCCCCGCCGACCGCGACCTTGTTCACGACGGTCGTGCCGCCGGTCTCGTTCAGCCGCCAGTAACCGGCCGGCGCGTCGGCCATGACGGTGCCCTGGTACTGGTCGCCGTTGCCGGTGACCAGGCGGGTGCGGGCCTTGTAGTGGTCCGCGACGGTCTGGGCGTCGAGTTCCTTCGTGTAGAAGGCGGCCTCGTCGATCCGGCCGTTGAAGAAGCGGGTCGCCCGTGCCTGACCGTCCCACGCCTCACTGGAGTAACCGGCGCCGAGGTACGCGTGGACGAGGGTCTCCGGCTTGACCACACCGGACTTGGACCCGATCCTCGCGCCGTCGAGGTACAGCGACTGACCGGCGGGACCACCGGTGATGACGACGTGGTGCCACGTGTTGTCGGTGACCTTCACACCGCCCATGACCGGCCAGCCCGCGGACGGGCCGTCCCACAGGTGGCCGCGGAGCTTGCCCTCCCCGTCGACGAGCAGACTCGCGTTCCACATCGTCGGGGTGGCGCCGAGCTCGGCGTTCTGCAGACCGAGCAGGACACCGCTCGGCTTGTCCGTCCGGAACCACAGCTCCACGGAGAGCGAGGTGGCGTCGTAGACCGACTCGGCGGGCACGGCGACGGCGCCCTTGGAGCCGTCGAGCGTGGCCGCGCCGTCGTCGCCGTCGAGGAAGGCGCCGACCCCGCCGAGGGTGACGCCGTCACGGTAGGACCCGTTGCCGCCCGCGGACATCTCGTCGGCCGCGGCCGCGCCGCTGCTGTCGCCCAGGCGCCAGTAGTTGACCGGGCCCGTGGCCCGTACCGCGTCCGCGTAGGCCTGGGAGCCCGACGCGTAGCGGGGCGCCGAGATCTGCCAGGTGCCACCGCTCTCGTCGGTCACCTTCGTGGCGCGCTCGGTGTCCGTGTCGTACTCGACCCGGGTACCGACCCGCCCCGAGGGCAGGGTGGTCTTGATGAGCTTCGACGATCCCGTACGCGCCGCGTGGTGGGCGCGGACCGTGCTCGCGTCGAGGGCGCGGGGGTAGACCGCGACCTCGTCCATGGCGCCGGTGAAGCGCCGCACGCCTTCGGAACCGTTGTCCCAGGCCGAGCTCGAGTAGCCGGCGCCCAGATAGGTGAAGGTCTTGCCGTGGTGGTCCACCACTCCGGTGGTCGCGCCGAGGCGCGTCCCGTCGAGGTAGAGCGTCTGCTCGGTGCCCGTGCTGGTCAGGACGGCGTGGTGCCACGCGTTGTCGGTGACCGTGCCGGGGGAGGTGAGGGGCGGGGCCCAGACGTCCTTGAGTTCGAGACCGCCGTGCAGCCTGCCGTCCTGGGTGATGCCGAGGACCGGGTTCCACCAGGCCGGCTTGCCGTCCGAGAGCCGCTTGTCCTGGAAGCCGACGAGCGTGCCCGGCTTGTCCGTCCTGAACCACAGCTCGACCGACAGCACGGTGGAGGAGGCCAGGGTCGACTCCGGCAGCTCCACCACGGAACTGGTGCCGTTGAAGGAGACCGCCTTGTTGCCCGTGCCGGTCAGCGCCCCGGCACCGCCGAGGGTGACGTCACGCAGCCGTCCCGCGTTCATGCCGGTCCGGGACACCGCCTCGCTCTGCGCGGCCTCGCCCTCGGTCTCGTTCATGCGCCAGTACGCGACCGGGTTGGCGTCCTGCACCATGCCCCGGTAGGGGGAAGCCCCGGTGTACTCGTACGTCGTGCACGCGGTCGTGGACGACGGCGGGCAGACCTTCGTCAGCAGGTCACCCTGGTAGGTGTAGGACCAGGTCAGCGCGGGAGCGCCCGGCCCCACGGCATCGGTGGACACCGACGCGACGTGCGCGCCGTTCCACGTGAAGGACAGCGCCCGCCCGGAGAGGGCGTCGGTCGCCTTGGTGAGCCGGCCGCCGGTGTACGTCAGCCGCTGCTCGCGGCCGTGCCCGTCCGTGACCTTCGTCAGCAGGCCGGTCGCGTCGAAGGTGTGGAGCGCCGCGCTCGCGTCCCGGAGCGTCCAGCCTCCTCCGGTGACGGCCGTCAGCACGCCCATGGAGCCGGACGGCGCGCTGTAGGTGCCGTCGCCGTTCCGGCCGAAGCGGGCCTGGCTGCCGTTGGTGAGGGTGAGCACGACGCTGCCGTCGGGCTCCGCGGCGGCGCGCATGTCCCAGCGGGTGGCCCAGCCGGCGCCGAACGCGTTGGCGACGCGCGGGTCCTGCGAGTTGTATGTCCGCGTGACCGCGAGTTCGGGGCCGACCGTGGGCACGGCGGCGTCCGTGGCGGCGGTGACGTGGTTGCCGGACCGCTCCCCGAACGAACGGCCGCCGTCCGCACCGCCCAGGTGGGACGTGATGACGGGCTGCGGCACCTGCGGGGTCAGGATCGAGGGCGAGGTCCGGGAGGACTGGTCCTTGCCGTCGTTGGCGTACGCGTACCAGGCGTAGGTCTTGGCCCAGCTGAGCCAGCCTCCCGGGACGGTCCAGCTCGACGAGGCGGCATGGGTGTTGCCCCGGCAGTTCTTCCGGGTGTCCTTGCCCTCGACCTCACAGACCTCGAACTGGTACGTGAGGGCGCCGGGAGACCGGTCCGTGTCGGTGGCCGACGCCCACAGCGTCGGAGTCAGCGTGTCGACGACCGTGCCGCTCGGCGGCGCCGCGCCCGTGATGTACGGCCGGGCGTTGACGGCGTCGAACCTGATGCCCGCGCCGGGCACGCCGTCCGCCGCGAAGCTGGAGACCCCGTACTCGTCCATCGTCCACACGAGGGTGTAGGTCCCGGGAGCCAGCGGGGCGATCTTGGCGTCGACGGTGGCCGAAGCCCCCGGCGCCACGTCGTAGGGCATCGGAGTCCACCGGATCTTGCTCCAGTAGTCACCGCCCACCAAGGCGCCGTTGGCGTCGAAGAGGTCGTAGCGCAGCTTGAAGTTGCTGGTCTTCCCCCAGGTCTGCTGCCCCTGGTTGGTGACCGTGACCTTGAACGTCCCCTCGCTCGTGGCCGTCATCGGAGTGACGAACCCGCCGAGCCCGTACGAGGCCCCGTACCTGCTCCACGTCACGTCGAGGGACGGCTTGCCGTCGGGGAAGTTGTCGGAGCCGAACTTCTTCCAGCTCCTGGAGTCGTCCGTGGCGGCCTTCACGGCCAGCCCGTAGTTCGGCTGGCGTCCGTGGGTCCAGTCGTCGACGAGCTGCCGGCCGGCGGCCCCGAGCGGGATGCTCTCCCAGGCGGCCGATCCGCACGGCCAGGACGTCGAGCCGTCGGCGCGCCACGCGTGGGCGAAGGACTTGGACCCCAGGGCGCCGCCGGTCGCGGGACCGGGGTACGTGGACGTGCTGCCCTCGGACCAGTTCGAGGTGATCTGGTGGACCGTCACCGGCCGCGCGGTGCACGAGTACGACCAGGTGTTGTACAGCGAGAGGTTCGCGTTGATCACGTACGCGTTCTTGAGCGTGGTGTCCAGCCCGTTGAACTTCAGGAAGGACGCGGCCTTGTGGCCGCCCGCGTCGTACGTGCCGACCTTGAGCTCGGTGGAGCTCGAGAAGTTCTGGTTGTAGGGGGCCTCGACGTAGGTGCCGGAAGCCGCCCCCAGACCGTTCGCGGAGGGGTCGACCCGCACCGGGTAGACCCGCTCGGGGTCCGCGAGCCACGCCCGGTCGAGGCTGACGACCAGGACCTGGCGGGAGCCCTCCCGCACGATGTCGTAGCGGACGCCGGAGGAGATGACGCCCTCGTCGGAGTTCGGCGCCTTCTTCGAGTCCTCCATCCAGCCCGCCGGCATCCAGGCCTTCCGGTGGCCCGCGGCGTTGTGGAAGGCGATGCCGCCGTGGCCGTCGAGCTTCGCGGTCAGGCCGCCCAGGACCAGCGGGAAGCGCCAGGTGGTCGGCGCCTTCGCGTCCTTGAGGATCAGCGTCTCCTTCACGGAGTCGCTGCCCGCGACGAGCTCCACGTCCGTCGAGCGGCGGACCTCCGGGTAGGTGATCACACTGCCGTCGACCCGGCCGGGGGAGTGGGCCGCGCCGTCGATCGCGTAGCCGATCGAGGCGGTGCCTCCGACACCCAGGTGCACCAGCGTCGGTGCGTCGGCGAACTCGGAGAAGCGGATCTTGTCCTCGGTCGCCCGCGCCTGCCAGCCCGTCCCGGCCGTGCCCGGCGCACCGGACGCCTCGGCCGGACGCGCGAGCCGGGTGT is from Streptomyces venezuelae ATCC 10712 and encodes:
- a CDS encoding LamG-like jellyroll fold domain-containing protein; the encoded protein is MAFIFAVLTGTERAALALDGWAAKAGRGAGDAPEQSWGSARGGGHRAPGDTTDADTAGGRAGALTAPGELPAEGGAAPVHLGRAPRPAPVPFSKVPVPAKAAKGPGKGFDTKASTEVPAERTERGRTFLNKDGTYTTRFYDEQVNFRSRDGKWNAIDTRLARPAEASGAPGTAGTGWQARATEDKIRFSEFADAPTLVHLGVGGTASIGYAIDGAAHSPGRVDGSVITYPEVRRSTDVELVAGSDSVKETLILKDAKAPTTWRFPLVLGGLTAKLDGHGGIAFHNAAGHRKAWMPAGWMEDSKKAPNSDEGVISSGVRYDIVREGSRQVLVVSLDRAWLADPERVYPVRVDPSANGLGAASGTYVEAPYNQNFSSSTELKVGTYDAGGHKAASFLKFNGLDTTLKNAYVINANLSLYNTWSYSCTARPVTVHQITSNWSEGSTSTYPGPATGGALGSKSFAHAWRADGSTSWPCGSAAWESIPLGAAGRQLVDDWTHGRQPNYGLAVKAATDDSRSWKKFGSDNFPDGKPSLDVTWSRYGASYGLGGFVTPMTATSEGTFKVTVTNQGQQTWGKTSNFKLRYDLFDANGALVGGDYWSKIRWTPMPYDVAPGASATVDAKIAPLAPGTYTLVWTMDEYGVSSFAADGVPGAGIRFDAVNARPYITGAAPPSGTVVDTLTPTLWASATDTDRSPGALTYQFEVCEVEGKDTRKNCRGNTHAASSSWTVPGGWLSWAKTYAWYAYANDGKDQSSRTSPSILTPQVPQPVITSHLGGADGGRSFGERSGNHVTAATDAAVPTVGPELAVTRTYNSQDPRVANAFGAGWATRWDMRAAAEPDGSVVLTLTNGSQARFGRNGDGTYSAPSGSMGVLTAVTGGGWTLRDASAALHTFDATGLLTKVTDGHGREQRLTYTGGRLTKATDALSGRALSFTWNGAHVASVSTDAVGPGAPALTWSYTYQGDLLTKVCPPSSTTACTTYEYTGASPYRGMVQDANPVAYWRMNETEGEAAQSEAVSRTGMNAGRLRDVTLGGAGALTGTGNKAVSFNGTSSVVELPESTLASSTVLSVELWFRTDKPGTLVGFQDKRLSDGKPAWWNPVLGITQDGRLHGGLELKDVWAPPLTSPGTVTDNAWHHAVLTSTGTEQTLYLDGTRLGATTGVVDHHGKTFTYLGAGYSSSAWDNGSEGVRRFTGAMDEVAVYPRALDASTVRAHHAARTGSSKLIKTTLPSGRVGTRVEYDTDTERATKVTDESGGTWQISAPRYASGSQAYADAVRATGPVNYWRLGDSSGAAAADEMSAGGNGSYRDGVTLGGVGAFLDGDDGAATLDGSKGAVAVPAESVYDATSLSVELWFRTDKPSGVLLGLQNAELGATPTMWNASLLVDGEGKLRGHLWDGPSAGWPVMGGVKVTDNTWHHVVITGGPAGQSLYLDGARIGSKSGVVKPETLVHAYLGAGYSSEAWDGQARATRFFNGRIDEAAFYTKELDAQTVADHYKARTRLVTGNGDQYQGTVMADAPAGYWRLNETGGTTVVNKVAVGGANGTYTKVTPGAPGAFGAGDGSAAEFAGDGWAALPGGHLPTTDLSAELWFRTGKPGVLFSDQEKPLPDAAGYAPVLYVGSDNKLHGQYFTRGVAATNTSPNTVTDNEWHHAAVTAQGPTHTLYLDGVQVAQTTTVPVTHEANKLAYIGAGHTAFWPASPGDGVQYFTGRIDEVAVYPRALSGDQVARHYGARTQASGSSLSSTVTVTDPTGARTSSTFDAIRGQRPVASTDADGGVTTYAYDTGGFLHTVTDPNGHVTITGHDEHGNTVATTRCRDADSCWTSFAEYHHNAADPLDPRNGKQTAVRDARSTGVTDNRYRTTTSYNALGQPEGTTLADGRTSATTYTTGTEPATGGGTTPRGLVATQKTPGGATVSYGYYANGDLARSTTPSGLVSTFTYDGIGRKLTETQVSSRHPAGATTRYTYDTMSKVVSEDAPGVTNEITGVTHTARVARTFDADGYLLTETVKDTTGGDPERTTTYHYDARGFNDRVTDPAGNETAYTHDALGRVTGVTDPAGNVVTHRFTARGQLAETVLKDWTGHPSGGTRDLVLSSRTYDPAGRLASTTDALGATTAYTYYDDGLAATETAKAVTQSDGGKRDIVLEANTYDGAGHLTRQTLAGGRTITQTVDATGRTTAAVLDPSGLNRASTYAYDADDRLTEQSSTIDGTGRKLTESFEYDVAGNPLKATVTDGTTTRSSRQTYDEHGAELTSVTPRGNTTTSRYDILGRLVEQTDPQIQAEEKGAAATAVTPRSQVGYNTFGEVTETRDPRGSVVRTEVDRLGRAVAVTLPDYTPPGAATAITATSRTAYDGLGRTVSRTDPLGRTTSYAYDQLGNLVSVTDPAVDDTVGTAALQSPGAGYFDGGSQALGGGAVSTFTWTPTGLQLSSTDQTGSRSEATYDELGRQLTATTIERRPQAQTLTSRFTWDDAGNQTRSTTPSGRTTRTEYNAADQVLKVIDPAGGVTTSAYDGLGRLIETKDPTGRRATTAYDASGLPVSTTDYGTGSTPLRTATSEYDADGNLTAAVDANGARTTYGYDALGQLTKQVLPVSATKSITTTFGYDAAGNRTRLTDGRGKATYYTFNVWGLPESTIEPATSQHWTADVRTWTTVYDAAGRPVTELLPGNVKRQRTYDALDRLTGETGSGTAVATRPRTLGYDLAGRMTKSGGAGAGSENTYTYNDRGQLLTSDGPSGRSEYGYDADGLMTSRKDAAGTTTFTYDEGGRLHTTTDPLTGTEVRNDYDAAGRLQLTQYAAAGAPRQVRAQRAYTYDSLGRLTGDMITRTAGGGVQGQVYDYDLADQLVKKTTTGTAGAASHTYGYDLAGRMTSWNDGTTSVPYEWDDAGNLTRRGSVTGSYDSRNRLESWGTETYAYSARGTEKTVTQTTEGGTARQIQSDAFERTVSNGASTFTYDSLDRLMTHNGTAFTYDGGSNDLVTDATTGYVRAPDGTIVSTAVTAQAGSARLAVTDQHTDLVASLTADGTAVSGSRAYDPFGRTTASQGANPSVGYQSGWTDSGTGEVNMAARWYQPGIGSFTSRDTWQLDPTGSALEANRYAYATGGPLNGVDPSGHRAEMGGGGGGPAVGPYASMGNAGRFGGGGRPSAPRATTRAPARASGQPSKLSNRSQISEKRMRPNQSSPLSNRPHIQEKNMRMKSTTRPGAKSPGRASTYRSPGGNAGRSPGGSRAGSSVSRGKSPGRTNSGVRSGGTKGKAPGAGTQPKAPYRQNPNTGRNPAPAPKHVPKVTWNPGASQTLTLERAIDVRFLNLVGPDDLYDVDPYEYEPDALEPYLVEARDPDRGDAHDDRGESCDAGAGSNWQGNVQYFPRERFKPGKDGCRATGAVAYYGSPDDLADGTATASRNRADAETGSTWLAPPSGFFEITVQDNWQRARGHLIGRQLGGSGTDLRNLIPLHAAANSKVMAGIENKVTDSITHTRQSVRYEVTPVYRMRMSGVPEAVHIRAVGSAGLDVDCYVMNSADWKAEPICTSEKYGRN
- a CDS encoding sensor histidine kinase, whose amino-acid sequence is MRRPVTGERSRLTALYGGLLLLAGALLTGVVYFLVKEGLYSSISLAVTSTVPARRLEGLPTPDPTAFVPATPATAAPTSPDPGATVRLPSEVMAITRTVSDAAESAALERLLTVSLIVLAAYAVLSVVLAWWMAGRVLRPVAVITETARRLSGENLHERIALDGPPGELKRLADTFDGMLGRMEGLVSAQQRFAANAAHELRTPVAVQRAAAEIGLAGEPSPERVARIRAKLIEVADDSERIIAGLLLLAASDQGLRERSRVAVDEVARQAVDALTAEAAEQGVTVSVRARPLTVDGDAVLLDRLVHNLVVNGVRHNVPGGRVDVRTGPEGIEVSNTGPEVPPATVPLLFEPFRRLTERGTHGPGEGAGLGLSIVESIARAHDATLEASANPEGGGLTVRVRFAGRD
- a CDS encoding SMI1/KNR4 family protein; the protein is MSDLLTDMFGPPPRPRPVPEETWRELEESVGVRLPEDYKALVSGYGDATVFGHLGIPHPDSEHALPEFIEDLGDVFLSWQDPWRESPADPDLARMIPWAFHGWNGDICLLDPPKADEGWSVVVAYRQFRDMDVFPGTVTDFLARLRDGRELPREWPLMPPDRLESDEPPLI